AGGCGCGGCCGAAGTTCGCGATGCAGGGCCCGGTGACCGAGGAACCGCGCTGGTGGGCCGGCTGGCTCGCGGGCGCCGCCGGTACCGTGCTGTTCGTGTTGATCGGCGCATGGCGGCGGCGCTGGCATGGCGGGCGCGGCTGGGGCGCGCTCGCGCTGGCCGGCGCGGCCAGTGGCTGCGCGTTGGCCTGGCAGTACCGGCAGATGCTGTACGCCTGCCGCGACGGCTGGGAGTGGGCGGTGTCGTTCGCCGCCTGCGCGCTGGCCTTGTTCACCGCATTGCCGCTGGCGCGCTGGATCGCCGCACGACTGGCCGGCGTGGTCGCGCCGGCCGCGCCGCCACGCTGGCTGCGGTTGGGTTGGTTGTTCGCGCTGGCCTACTACGGATTGCTGCTGGTGGTCGATGGCCGCTACCGGGATTTCCCGCTGGGCCTGTTCCTGCTGCCGTGCGTCGGCTATGCGCTGTTCGGCTGGCTGGGCGACCGGCGCGCAGCGGCGATGCCATGGCTGGAGGAGCGCTTTCTCGCGAGCTGGCTGCCGCTGCTGGCGGCGGCCGTGCTGGTGCAGGAGGCCGGGCTCAGCGCGGTGGCATGGCTATGGCTGGGAATGAACCTGCTGCTGGCCGTGCCGGTGCTGGTCGACTGGCAGCGCGCGCGTCGCCTGCAATCGCAGCAGGCGTAGGCAGCCGACCAGCACGGCCAGCGCGCCGCTCTCGAAACAGTACAGCTGCAGCGCGATGATGCCGAGCGCGGCGGCCAGCCAGGCCAGCCAGGCGCGTTTCCACAGCAGCGCCAGCGCGGTCGCCAGCAGCGCCGCGATGCCGTAGACGTCGTACAGGAAACCCAGCACCAGCCACTGCCGCCAACGGCACCACCACGGCGCATGGCCGCCGCCGCACTGCTGCGCCATGGTGGCGGGTTCGATCACGCCGTAGCGCAGGTACGCCGCGAGCAGCGCCACCAGCAGCAACAGCAGCCACGGCCACGCCCGTTGCCAGGTCGTCGAGGTCATCGCCGGTGCCTCGGCGCGGCCTTGCCGCCGACGTGCGCCGGCAGCCGGATCTCCGCCGCCAGCGGCAGGTGGTCGGAGAACGCCTGCGGCAGCGCCCAGGTCTTCTCCAGCTGGATCGCCGGCGAGGTGAGGATGTGGTCCAGCGCGCGCCGCGGTTTCCAGCTGGGGAAAGTCGGCGTCGCCTGTGCCGGCGGCTGCAGGGTGGACTTGGCGAACAATTGCTGCATCTCGGCGCTGCCCGGTTCGGTGTTGAGGTCGCCCATCAGCACGGCGTGCGGGAAATCCTGCAGCAGCTCCGCGATGAAGCCGAGCTGGCGCGTGCGCGCCGGTGCACTCAGCGACAGGTGCGCGATCATCACCGCCAGCGCGTTGTCGCCTTCGCCGAACTGGGCCAGCAGCGCGCCGCGGCCGGGGATCCGGCTGGGCAGCGGGTAGTCCAGCACCGAGTGCGGCTCCAGCCGGCTGATCAGGCCGTTCGCCGAGTGCGCCAGCTTGGCCATCGCCCGATTCGGCTGGTGGCTCCAGAACGGCAGGCCGGCGGTCTCGGCGAGGTAGCGGGTCTGGTTGAGGAAGCCCGAGCGCAGGCTGCCGGCATCAGCCTCCTGCAGGCCGATCACGTCGAACTGCGACAGCACCTCGGCGAGCCGGTCGAGGTTGTCCATCTTGCTGCGCCCCGGCAACACCGCGTTGATGCTGCGGGTGACGTATTCGCGGTAGCGCTGCACGCTGGCGCCGGCCAGGATGTTGCAGCTCAGCAGGCGCAGGCGGCGCTCGGCAGGGGCGGCTTGGGAGGTGGCGGCGCGGGTCATTGCAACACACTACACGGGAAGGGGATGCCGGCGCCCATGTGCATGGATCATGCTCACGCGCCGGATGCGGCGGCCAGCATGATCCACCGGACGTGAATGGTGTGCCAGCCGCGTTGCCGAACGCCGCGTGCGACGCTTACTTGCCAGCCAGTTCGCGCTTGACCAGCCATTGCGTCACCGCGACCATCTCGTCGTACGAGTGCACCGTGGCCACGCGATACTTGCCGTTGACCACGATGGTCGGGGTGCCGTCCACCTGCCACTTCTGGATCAGCGCGAGATCTTCCTTCAGCTTCGCGGTGGCCTCGGGCGACGTGGCGATACGCATGAACTCGGCGCGATCGACGCCCTCGCGGGCGTAGAAGTCGGCGAGTTCGTCCATCGAGTTGATTGGAAAGTGCTGGGCGAACTTGGCGTCGAACAACGCCATGTGGGTGCGCTCGACCACGCCGAGCTGCTTCGCCGCGTAGTAGGCCCGCGCGAACGGCAGCCACTCGGCGCTGAACGGCGCCGGCAGCAGCTTGAACGCCACGCCGGCGGGCAGCTGCTTGCGCAACTTCTCGGCGGCCGGCGCGAACTGCGCGCAGTGGATGCAGCCGTAGGAAAACACCTCGACCACCTCCACCTTGCCCTCGCTGCTGAGGCGCTGCTGCGGGGCGGGCAGGGTGACGTACTCGTTGCCTTCGGTGTACGGCGCCGTGCTGGATTGCGCGGTGCAGGCGCTGGCCAGCAGCAGGCCGGCGAGCAGGGTGAGCACACGCAGGTGGGCGAATCGCTTGAACATGGGGTCTCTCTTCGCGGGTGGCGGTGGGTCGCCGTGCAGGTCAGATTAACCGAAGCGGCTTACTTGCCGGCGGCTTCCTTGGCCACCAGCCACTGGGTCAGCTCGATCGACTGCGCGTAGCCGCCGGCAGAGCTTGCCGTGAAACGGTACTTGCCGTTGACGATCATGGTCGGCGTGCTGTCCACCCCGTAGGCCTTCATCAGGTCGTCGGCGCGCTTCATCTTGGTGTTGACGGTGAACGAGTTGGCGACGCCAACGAATTCCTTCGGGTCGACGCCGTACTTGGCGTAGAACTTCGCCGCGTCCTCGATGGTCGGCCACGCCGAATGCGGCTTCAGTCCGCTGGCTTTCAGGTTGTAGGTGGACAGCTCGCCGCTCTTCCACACCGCGTCGAACATCGCGTCATGGGTCTTGTCGACCAGGTTCAGCGCCTGCGCCGCATAGAACGCGCGCTGGTACATCGGCCAGTTCTCGTCCGGGCGGAACGAGGCGGCCAGGTAATTCATCACCGCATTCGGCGGCAGGCTCTTG
This window of the Rhodanobacter soli genome carries:
- a CDS encoding endonuclease/exonuclease/phosphatase family protein yields the protein MTRAATSQAAPAERRLRLLSCNILAGASVQRYREYVTRSINAVLPGRSKMDNLDRLAEVLSQFDVIGLQEADAGSLRSGFLNQTRYLAETAGLPFWSHQPNRAMAKLAHSANGLISRLEPHSVLDYPLPSRIPGRGALLAQFGEGDNALAVMIAHLSLSAPARTRQLGFIAELLQDFPHAVLMGDLNTEPGSAEMQQLFAKSTLQPPAQATPTFPSWKPRRALDHILTSPAIQLEKTWALPQAFSDHLPLAAEIRLPAHVGGKAAPRHRR
- a CDS encoding thiol:disulfide interchange protein DsbA/DsbL, whose product is MLKRLPFLCAALLALAACSHDSDSGRAAQQAAPAATSSAEAAPASPASSTAPATAASAAPAATGTVAAAPAATTPAAPAAAAAPFVDNGKWVEGKNYFLIDPAQPTSHPGKIEVTEVFSYGCPACNGFHSTADQIAKSLPPNAVMNYLAASFRPDENWPMYQRAFYAAQALNLVDKTHDAMFDAVWKSGELSTYNLKASGLKPHSAWPTIEDAAKFYAKYGVDPKEFVGVANSFTVNTKMKRADDLMKAYGVDSTPTMIVNGKYRFTASSAGGYAQSIELTQWLVAKEAAGK
- a CDS encoding thiol:disulfide interchange protein DsbA/DsbL gives rise to the protein MFKRFAHLRVLTLLAGLLLASACTAQSSTAPYTEGNEYVTLPAPQQRLSSEGKVEVVEVFSYGCIHCAQFAPAAEKLRKQLPAGVAFKLLPAPFSAEWLPFARAYYAAKQLGVVERTHMALFDAKFAQHFPINSMDELADFYAREGVDRAEFMRIATSPEATAKLKEDLALIQKWQVDGTPTIVVNGKYRVATVHSYDEMVAVTQWLVKRELAGK